The region ATATTAACATGACACTTGTCTTCAGGGATAGGGACGAAGCGCGCATAGCCACCATGATATTCCTGCGCAACAAGCTGACAGTTACTCCCAAGGACCGCAAGGTTAACATCCAGGGTGATCTCGGTTACACCTTGAAATTTTTTATGAATGATATCTACCTGCTCTACATGAACAGTTTTAAAAAGCTGAAAAGCAGGTACTCCATGCCGGCCACCCAATCCATGTACTATCTCAACCGTATTTTACAAAAAATGGCCGCAGCCATGGCCGAACAGCAAAAATATCCGCAGGAAAAATTGATCAGAAAGATACGCGAAAAGCTGCTCATTCCTGCCTACAACCTGCGTGAAGCAAAGCCGGTAAGCGAGACTTCCGGCTTCACATTCCTTACACTGGGAACTCTTGGAATTCTGCTTTTCGCTATACTCTGGGATGTTGTGAACTTCCTTTTTTTCGGCACACTGGAATCCGAAGATTTCATGAAATGGGTGCGCGTAAAACTTGGACGAGAGATGTCCGATGAGCAGAAAAAAAGAATCGCAATAAAAAAGATGAAAGCGGCCAAAGCCAAGAAAAAACAAAAATCTGAACAGATCAAAAGAATTAAAAGCAAAAGGACCAATAAGGAAGCATTACAGAAAAAAAATAACCCCGGAATCAAAACAGATGAACCGGGCGCTGAAAAAAAAGCAGCAAAAAAAAGAAAGGTGTCTACCGAGGATAAAACGAAAGCACGTAAGAAAATAAGTGATGAGACACCGAAAATAAAACCGACAGAGGCGAAGAAGAAAGCCGCAACGAAGAAAACTGCCCGGAATCATGAAAAGGACACTACTGAAAAAAAGAGGTCTGCTTCCAAAAAGAATGCGGACGGCAAGGTGATGAAAAAAAATGCTTCCGACAAAAAACAAACAAAGCCCACTTCACAAACCAAGAGCAAAAAAGTAACTACTCAACAGGGGAGAAAAAAAATTGCGGCCCCCTCCAAACCGGAGGCGCCTAAAAAGGCTAGAAAAAAACCAACGGCTCAGAAAGCCGAGAAGAAACCGGACAAACGGACCCGGACCGCATCGAAAGAGATAAAACCTGATGAGCAATAAACAGTCTAAAGCTCCCGTCGCGTTCTTCCGTATCCTTGAGTATGAATCTTCATTTCTGGATACCGCAGTAGCCATGACACTCGAAGAATGCGGGTTGAAGATTAATCTTGGAACAAAAGTACTGGTCAAACCGAATCTTGTATCACCCAAAAATCCCTTGGCCTGCACTCATCCCAACGTGACTATATCCCTTTGCCGCTACCTTAAAGATTGCGGGGCACAGATCACAGTTGCGGATTCTCCGGGCTACGGTAGTGCGGCTCAGGTTTCCAAAGCCATCGGCATGACTTCTGGATTACGCAGACTCGGACTGAAACCACGGAGCCTCGGCCGCCCCACTCCGCTCAAGCTCTCTTTCGGCGAAACCATAGGGATTTCCCGCGATGCCCTTGAAACGGACATGATCATCAATGTCCCCAAACTGAAAGCGCACGGACAGTTCGTACTAACCGGCGCGGTGAAAAATCTTTTCGGTACGGTGGTGGGCTTCCGCAAAGCCTATGCGCATACCCGCTTCGGAGAAACCCCGGGACTGATGGAAAAAATGATCATAGAGGTAGCCGCGTCTATGCCACTGGCCTTCAACCTCATGGACGCCATCTATCCTATGCATAAAATGGGACCAATCAACGGCAAGCCATACTCAATGAGTTTGCTGGCCGGTTCACCCAACCCTTATGCTCTTGATACGGCACTTTACATGCTGCTGGGGGTGAGTCCCAAAAAAATACTGCTCTGGCGGGAAAGCGTAAACCAAAATATTTTCGGTCACGACCCGGACCACATTGAATATGTAATAGAACCCCCGGACAACTTTGACACCACGGATTTTATACTCCCGGAGAAACTGAGTCCCATGGAATTTGAACCGGTCCGCTTTGTAAAGGGGCGCATAAAATCCCTCTTCAGCAGGTTCAGTTAAGCCTTCACCCGTGTTGATCTATAAATAAAGAGATTTCCCGCAAATGACCCAGAACAATATTTTTCGCATACTGCTGACTGTTACCGGACAGGTTCAAGGAGTAGGATTCAGGCCCTTTGTTTACAAAACGGCCCTTAAGCACAGCCTTTCCGGCACAGTGCTTAACAGCCCGGAAGGAGTGCTCATTGAATTGCAGGGAAATGAGGATCAACTGGACGGATTCGAACAATCATTTAATGATGACCTGCCACGGCTGGCCCGTATTGTTTCGCTGAAAAAAACAAATCTGGATATCATAGAGGACGAGCAAAAATTCTGCATTCTGGCCTCAACCGCCGGAGAAGGTCACTGTGTATTGATCAGCCCGGATGTGGCTACATGCCCGGACTGCTTCGCGGATATGAATGATCCGCAGAATCGTCGCTATGAATACCCTTTCACCAACTGCACCAATTGCGGCCCGCGCTACACCATTACTAAATCCATTCCCTACGATAGGCCGGTAACTTCCATGGCCTGTTTTGAACTTTGTGACGATTGCCGTGAGGAATATGAGAATCCACTGGACCGCAGGTTCCATGCCCAGCCTAATGCCTGCGCTGAATGCGGCCCCGAAGTATGGCTGACCGATAATCAGGGCAATAAACTCGCAGCTCCTGAAACAGCTTTGCGGGAGCTGGCAAAAGCGCTGGCTGCCGAAAAAATTGCCGGGGTGAAAGGACTGGGAGGATTCCATCTGGTCTGCGATGCATCCAATCCCGATGCGGTGCGCACCTTGCGGGAACGCAAAAACCGTCCGGATAAACCGCTAGCGGTTATGGTCCGCGATGTGGATGAAGCGCGCAAGCTTGCCGACCTCACCGAGAATGATATTGAGCTGCTGGAAGGATTACAGCGTCCCATCGTGCTGGCTCCCAAGGGAGAACGCTACTCGCTGGCTCCGGAGATTGCACCGGATACGGATTTTATCGGTTTAATGGTGCCCTACACACCGCTGCATCAGGTTCTGCTCAAACATTTTTCCGCTCTTGATGAATCAGGCCGACCGGCGGCACTGGTTATGACTTCCGGGAACATGAGTTCCGCTCCTATCTGCATCGGAAATCGCGAAGCCCTGAAACGGCTGAACCATATTGTCGATGTATTTCTATTTCATAACCGGGACATCCTCATCCGTGTCGATGATTCTGTGGCCCGCTCGGTACCGGAATATTCAGAATCAAGAAGAAACGAAGATAAATCACGCACGGTTTTCATGCGCCGGGCCAGAGGCTACACCCCTTCCCCGGTTTTTCTGGCTCAGGACGGTCCCTGTGTTCTGGGTACCGGTCCGGAGCTGAAAAACACACTCTGCCTGACCAAAGGAGATCAGGCTTTCAGCAGCCAGCATATCGGAGACATGCAGAATCTCGAGACCTCCAATTTCTGGAAAGAAATCCGGTTGCACCTGCAATCCATCCTCAAGGTCAAACCGGAACTCATCGTCCACGACCTGCACCCGGATTACCTGACAACCTCACTTGCTGAAGAAATTTCACAGGCTGAAGACATTAAGACAACAGCCCTGCAACACCACTACGCCCACATATATTCCGTACTTGCCGAAAACAGACATCAAGGCCCCGCGCTGGGGCTGGCATTGGACGGAACCGGGCTGGGTGAGGACCGCAACATCTGGGGCGGCGAATGTCTTATGGTTGATAATGAACAGTTGATCCACCGCAGGCTGGCGCGCTTTTCTTATCTGAAATTACCAGGCGGCGAAGCTGCTGTGCGCGAGCCGTGGCGCATTGCCCGTGCGGCGGCCAAAGATTTAGGCCTCGATGCGGACCTTGTTCCGGTACCGGAGCAACTGCGCGGCGGCCTGAAAATGTTTGATCAGGTTCTGGGAAAAAATATCAACTGCCCACTGACCAGCAGTTGCGGGCGGCTCTTTGACGCGGTTTCTGCAATGCTTGGACTCTGCTCCGTAATTTCATACGAGGGACAGGCTGCAATAATTCTTGAAAAAATTCAGGATATGAACGAACAAGCGGCATACAGCTGCCCACTCGATCACACATCAGAACCATGCGAGATCCGCACTGCTGAACTTTTCAAGCAGGCCTTTACGGATGTCAGTAACGGTACACCTCCGGCAATCATCAGCCGCCGCTTCCACCGGGGACTGATCACGGGACTAGCTGATTGCGCCAAGCTAATCGCTGACAAAACCGGCATTAAAACAGTGGGATTAAGTGGAGGGGTGATGCAAAACCTGACCATCGCTGTCGAGTTGCCCGTGGAACTGCAAAAACGCGGTCTAACCCCGCTGGTCCACCGCTACCTGCCACCAAATGACGGATGTATCTCTCTCGGTCAGGCAGTCTATGGGCAGGCACTGCTCAACAACCAGTAGTTTTATGAGCCGTCCTAAAATAGATTGACGGTTAATTGGTTTACTACAGGGCTGTGGGGGTACCCCCACAGCCCTGTTTATGTATTTGGTTCGGTGTTTTCATTTTCAAACTAAGATGAGGACGTTCAGAATTATATATTTCAATAGACTCTTTTACGAGTGAATTTAACTCATCAAAACTAGTGCATTTAAACACCAAAAATTCTTGTTTTAAAATTCCATTTATACGTTCAGCTAACGCATTTTGGTAACAATCATACCCATCTGTCATAGATGGGACCATTTCGGCTTTCTTGAGCTTGTTTTGATAAATGGACGATGCGTACTGCAATCCACGATCTGAATGGTGGATTGTTTTGTTTCGCGTTTTTCGGTTTTTGATAGCCATATCTAAAGCTTTAGCGGTCCCTTCGGCACTAAGATCAGAACTCAAATTGTGACCTACAATTTTTCTGCTAAAAGAGTCTGTAATTAGTGATAGATAGTATGTTTTATTTAACGTTTTTACGTAAGTTATATCACTAACAAAGACTTCTTCTGAATACTGAGGCTTAAACTCCTTCAATAAATTAGGATGTTTTTTGAGCCAATGCTTTGAATTTGTAGTTTTTGTGTAATTTTTTCTTGTTTTTATCAGTAAATGCTCTCTGCGCAATAATGCGAAAAAGGCATCCCGTCCAAGCTTGATTCCACGAGCTACAAATTTCTCACGCAATAAAAAATAAAGCTTACGCGTTCCCAGCCGAGGCATTCTGGCCCGCAGACTCAAAACAAGTTTCTTTACTTCTTGGAACTGTTTTTCCCGTACCTTATGGCGTTTTTCAGCCTGATATATCGATTGCCGACTCACCCCGAGCTGTCTACAGCAAGCAGATAAACTTATTTGCTTTGTTTCCTGAAGACCTCGTGCAGCTCGGGGGTAAGTTTTTTTCTTATGGAAGTACCCAGTTCTCTGTCAGAAATATCAATCATTTCGTTGAGAAGCATAGTTTTGATCTTCTCTTCCTGAAGCTCTTTTTCAAGACGCTTGATCTTTTGTGCTGGAGTCTCTTTAGATTTTGGCATTCTTTTCAGATGTACCATAGGTTTGCTCCAGTCAAGGGTTCCGTGCTTTCTCAGCCAGACTAAAACAGTGCTGCGGCCTTGAATCCCGTATGTCTTTTGGGCTTGCTTGTAGGTCATTTCGCCTTCTTCTACCATCGCAACAACCGCTAATTTAAAGCCCATTGTGTAATCGCGCTGACTTCGCCTTACTCTTTGACTTTCTTCCTTTTTCATAAAATAGGTCCTTTGGGTGTAAACCTATTTCAGGACGGGACATTATATAAAAAAAAGCCTCTACCTAATCCGGTGGAGGCTTTTTGCTATTGAATGCACTCTGGATTTCTACCAGCCCTTATGACTGAGAATATCCTTAACTTTTTCCTCGGTTTTTTCTTCCACGAGGATCATTTTCTTAGCCTGTGCTTTTTTGATTTTGTCGGTAAGCACATTTATATCGGCCGGTTTTTCAACAAAGTCCATTGCGCCGAGCTTCATTGCCTGAATGCCTTTTTCAACTGTTGCGTGACCACTAAGCAGGATAACCTGCATTTCGGGTCTGGTTTTCTTAATATGTTTAAGAGCTTCAATGCCATCAATTCCGGGCATCTGAAGGTCGAGCACGATTGCATCAAAATTTTCCGCATCAACTTTGTCGAGGGCTTCCTGAGGATTGGTACATGCGGTTACATTCATACCGCGCAGTTCCATACGTTCGGCCAGACCTTCAACAAATTCCTTTTCGTCATCAACCAGAAGTACTTTTTCTGCCATCTTCTCTCTCCACCTGCATGACGCAGCTTTAAGGTAATTAAAATTTTACAGTTAATTTATCCCGAGGGCTTTCTGATATTTCAGCACCCGCTTGTTCGGCAATAGCCCCCAACTCGGCCAGTTGCTCTTCAGTCAACACTTCAGTCAATCCTGAAATTGAAACGAAACATCCACCTCCGGAAGCTTCGACATCAACACCGAGTTCACCGTCTTTTCCGGCGCTATCCATAGAATATTCCAATGCTTTGGCTATAAGCATCTGAGTTGTGAACGGGTCTCCCTTGCCGTTAACCTGTCCACCTTCGCGAAGGCTTATCTTGACGCATTTACGCGAAGCCATCCGGGTCAGTAAGGAGATTACCAGAGAGCTGAGTTCGTGATAATCTATTTCACATTCCGGGATATCGACGCTATGGGCAAAGCGGTTCATATTCTTGATTATAGTATCTCCCCT is a window of Maridesulfovibrio sp. DNA encoding:
- a CDS encoding DUF362 domain-containing protein encodes the protein MSNKQSKAPVAFFRILEYESSFLDTAVAMTLEECGLKINLGTKVLVKPNLVSPKNPLACTHPNVTISLCRYLKDCGAQITVADSPGYGSAAQVSKAIGMTSGLRRLGLKPRSLGRPTPLKLSFGETIGISRDALETDMIINVPKLKAHGQFVLTGAVKNLFGTVVGFRKAYAHTRFGETPGLMEKMIIEVAASMPLAFNLMDAIYPMHKMGPINGKPYSMSLLAGSPNPYALDTALYMLLGVSPKKILLWRESVNQNIFGHDPDHIEYVIEPPDNFDTTDFILPEKLSPMEFEPVRFVKGRIKSLFSRFS
- a CDS encoding IS3 family transposase (programmed frameshift); this translates as MKKEESQRVRRSQRDYTMGFKLAVVAMVEEGEMTYKQAQKTYGIQGRSTVLVWLRKHGTLDWSKPMVHLKRMPKSKETPAQKIKRLEKELQEEKIKTMLLNEMIDISDRELGTSIRKKPYPRAARGLQETKQISLSACCRQLGVSRQSIYQAEKRHKVREKQFQEVKKLVLSLRARMPRLGTRKLYFLLREKFVARGIKLGRDAFFALLRREHLLIKTRKNYTKTTNSKHWLKKHPNLLKEFKPQYSEEVFVSDITYVKTLNKTYYLSLITDSFSRKIVGHNLSSDLSAEGTAKALDMAIKNRKTRNKTIHHSDRGLQYASSIYQNKLKKAEMVPSMTDGYDCYQNALAERINGILKQEFLVFKCTSFDELNSLVKESIEIYNSERPHLSLKMKTPNQIHKQGCGGTPTAL
- a CDS encoding sensor histidine kinase, encoding MGSATPFKGRDDLCFFGQISAAISHDLKNVLAIINEDAGLLQDLSLMVEKGLELDPPRLVKLAGKIQNQVKRGDTIIKNMNRFAHSVDIPECEIDYHELSSLVISLLTRMASRKCVKISLREGGQVNGKGDPFTTQMLIAKALEYSMDSAGKDGELGVDVEASGGGCFVSISGLTEVLTEEQLAELGAIAEQAGAEISESPRDKLTVKF
- a CDS encoding response regulator, translated to MAEKVLLVDDEKEFVEGLAERMELRGMNVTACTNPQEALDKVDAENFDAIVLDLQMPGIDGIEALKHIKKTRPEMQVILLSGHATVEKGIQAMKLGAMDFVEKPADINVLTDKIKKAQAKKMILVEEKTEEKVKDILSHKGW
- the hypF gene encoding carbamoyltransferase HypF, producing the protein MTQNNIFRILLTVTGQVQGVGFRPFVYKTALKHSLSGTVLNSPEGVLIELQGNEDQLDGFEQSFNDDLPRLARIVSLKKTNLDIIEDEQKFCILASTAGEGHCVLISPDVATCPDCFADMNDPQNRRYEYPFTNCTNCGPRYTITKSIPYDRPVTSMACFELCDDCREEYENPLDRRFHAQPNACAECGPEVWLTDNQGNKLAAPETALRELAKALAAEKIAGVKGLGGFHLVCDASNPDAVRTLRERKNRPDKPLAVMVRDVDEARKLADLTENDIELLEGLQRPIVLAPKGERYSLAPEIAPDTDFIGLMVPYTPLHQVLLKHFSALDESGRPAALVMTSGNMSSAPICIGNREALKRLNHIVDVFLFHNRDILIRVDDSVARSVPEYSESRRNEDKSRTVFMRRARGYTPSPVFLAQDGPCVLGTGPELKNTLCLTKGDQAFSSQHIGDMQNLETSNFWKEIRLHLQSILKVKPELIVHDLHPDYLTTSLAEEISQAEDIKTTALQHHYAHIYSVLAENRHQGPALGLALDGTGLGEDRNIWGGECLMVDNEQLIHRRLARFSYLKLPGGEAAVREPWRIARAAAKDLGLDADLVPVPEQLRGGLKMFDQVLGKNINCPLTSSCGRLFDAVSAMLGLCSVISYEGQAAIILEKIQDMNEQAAYSCPLDHTSEPCEIRTAELFKQAFTDVSNGTPPAIISRRFHRGLITGLADCAKLIADKTGIKTVGLSGGVMQNLTIAVELPVELQKRGLTPLVHRYLPPNDGCISLGQAVYGQALLNNQ